Genomic DNA from Candidatus Methylomirabilota bacterium:
GGTGCCGCAGCTGCCACGACCCCGGCACCGTCGCTCCCGCCACGCTCCTGTTCCCGCGCGCGGTGAACGGCCGGGTCGAGTCGCTCGAGCGCTTCCTCGGACGGCACCGGCCGGACCTCCCGCCTCTCGGGCAGGACGGCCAGCCCACCGCCGACGTCATCGCCTTTTTGATGTCGAAGCTCGCCGGCCGGCCGGGCGGCTCACCGTAGCGAAGGAGGCAGCATGGTCCACGCTCTCCTCACCGTCTCTCTCGCACTCTGGCTCATGGCGCTCGCGCTCCCGCCTGGCGCGGACGCGGTGACAGCGATTACGGGCGTTGTGCGGGCCCAGAACGGTCAGCCGCTCCCCGGCCTCGCGCTGCTCGAGAAAGGGGAGATCCACAATAACCGCTGGGACCGCGGGGCGCCGGTCGATGCCAGCGGCCGCTTCCGGATCGAGCTTGCCGAAGGCGGCCAGTACGGGCTGCACGTCTACTCGAGCGGGTACATCTACAAGCCGAATGCGGTGAAGGTCGAGACCGGCAAGACGTTGGAGGTCGAGGTCGTGCTCGTGCCCGAGCCCACACGGGCCAACGACCCCGTCATCAAGAGGGTCGAGTTCGTCCCGAGCGAGACGCGGAAGGGCAAGGCCACGATCATCAAGATGGAGGTCGCCGACCCGAACGGCGACCTCGGTCCCCAGGTGCTGGCGTTCAACGCGGCGACGGGACGCACGTTCGCCATGGCCCCTCCCCGCTGGGTGTGGAGCCTCAAGTCGAACTACCCGGACGGCGTGTACCAGCTCGAAGTCGACACGTCGAAGGCACCCACCGATCCCCGCGACTGGCACTTCGTCGTCGCCGATCACCAGTGCAACACGACGGACATCCTCAGTTACCCGCACGAGCCGAAACCGCCGCGGGTGATCCACCAGTGATGCCGGTCGCCGTCGCCATCATGGCCAAGGCGCCCCGCCTGGGCGAGGTGAAGACGCGGCTCTGCCCGCCGTTGAGCCCCGCCGAGGCCGCCGCGCTCTACCGCTGCTTCCTCCTCGACAAGATCGAGCAGGTGCGGGCCCTCAAGGAGGCGCATCCCGCCGTGGCGTACACGCCGCCCGAGGGCCGGGCCATCTTCGAGGAGCTGGCCCCGGGCTTCACGCTCGTGCTCCAGCGCGGCGCCGACCTGGGCACGCGGCTGGCCAACACGCTGGCGCAGCTCCTCGACAACGGCCACCCAGCCGCCGTCGCGGTCGACAGCGACACGCCGACGCTCCCGAGCGCGTTCCTGCAGCAGGCGGTCGACCTGATCATGCGGCCAGGCCCCGACGTGGTGCTGGGGCCGAGCGATGACGGCGGCTACTACTTGATCGGGGTGCGCGCCGTCCGTCGGGAGCTCTTCGACGGTATCCCGTGGAGCACGCCGAGCGTGCTGGCGGAGACCCTGCACCGCGCAGCAGCGGCCGGGCTCACGACGGCGTGCTTGCCGGCCTGGTTCGACGTAGACACGCCCGACGATCTCAAGCGTCTCCGGGCATCGCTGGCCGAGCTCCGCGAAGCGACGCCCGCGCACACCGCCGGGTTTCTGGCGAAGCGTGCCGGCCCGGGCGGGGCGCCGACGGGCTAGTGCTCCGTCTGGGAAGTCATGTTAACGATCACCGCGCTCACGCCGCTGCCAGCGGGGCCGACGGGCACGTGCGGCAGGGATCGCGGGACCACGCGGCACGCGACCGCTGCCCCATTGCGGCTGGGCTCCACCTGGGCACGCGGGGTCCGTGGCCAGCGGGCGGGGACGGGTCCCGCGGACCCCTGCCGCACGTGCCCGTCGGCCTCGGCACCGCGTGCTGGCGGCCTCTTTACATGACTTCCCAGACGGAACACTAGACGATCTCGTCCTGAGGCGTGCTCTCGCCGAAACGGCTCATGGCGTACTTCGGAAGCCCGCGGTAGACGTCGTCGAGGCGCCGGTTGATCTCGCGGTTGGCCAGCGCGAAGAGGCTCCGGCCTTCGCGGTCGCCCTCGACGAGGAACGGGCCGAGTCGCTCGACCTCCAGCACCCACAGCGCCTGGGCGATCCCCAGCTCCTCGAGCCAGTGGACTTCCCTGACCCCCGTGATGCACTTGCCGTAGGCGGCCCCCAACCCGTAGCCGACGGTGGTGAGATAGACCGCGCCATGGGGAACGAACCACTCGCGGTAGGCCAGCTCCGTGAGCCCCGCCTTGCCCACGATGACCTTGGCCCCGGAGCATTCGAACCAGCGCGCCATCGACCGGCCGAAGCGGAAGGAGGCCGTCGCCGTGACCGCCTCCACGACGTAGGCACCGTCGGGGCGCACCGTCGCCGCCGGCGAGCAGTGGAAGTTGACGTTGGTCAGGCGCGTGACGCTCGCCGGCAGCCCCTGCCCCTGCTCCACGACCTTCCGATAGACGCCCTCGCGTGCGGTGTAGACGAAGCCGTCGAGGTAAACCACGTCGCCGAGCTTGAGCCGGGCGAGGTCGGCGTCGCCCACCGGCGTGGTCAGACGCACCTGGTCCATCGCCACGTCGTCCAGCCGCTCGATCGCCGGGGCCGTCACTCGATGCCCTGGCGACGGTAGTAGTCGGTGAACCACTGAGGGTCGGTGCGGAACTCGACCAGACCGTCGGGACGAATGCGCGCGGTGGCACGCCGCGACGACAGACAGAAGCTGTGCATGGCGATCGGCATCCCGCCGGTGTGCGAGTACGCCACCTCGATGTGGGTGGCCACGACCAGCGAGCTGCCGGCGAAGCCCATGGCCCCGATGCCGATGTAGTTGCCCAGCCGCGTCAGCTCCTCCTCGAGCTTGGCGATCGCGGGATCGGGGTTGCGGCTGCCGACCACCCGCAGGCAGGCCGCCTCCTTGCCGAGCCGGACGCAGGTGTCCTTGGAGCCGCCGATGCCGACGCCGACGATCGCCGGCTGGCAGGCGAGCCCCCGGCGACCGAACTCCACCAGCGTGTCGATGAAGAAGCGCTTGATGCCGCCGATCCCGTCGCTGGGGAAGAGCATGCGGTAGTCGGAGCCGAAGAGGCCGCCCTTGTGGACGGTGGTGAGGTCGATGAACTCCCCGCCGGGCTCGAACGCGTACGTGACCTCGGGCGCGTGCATCCCCACGTTGTTGTTGTGATCCACCCGGGTCAGCGGATGCACGCGGTTCGGGCGGAGCGGGATGGTGGCGGTGGCCTCGGCCGTCGCTTTGCGGAGCGCGCGCTCGAGGGCCACGAACCCACCCTCGATCGCCGCCTCGTTACCGACGCGGACGTAGTAGCGCGGCAGGCCCGTGTCGGCGCACATCGGCCGCCGCTCGGCGGTGGCCAGCTCCCAGTTCGCCAGCATCTCGGTGAGCACGAAGCGCGCGAGCTTGTTCTGCTCGGCGTCGCGCGCCCGGCGGACGCCCTCGCGGTAGTCCGGCGGGATGTCGATGGCCGCCCGGGCCGTGAGCTCGCGGGCAGTGTCCTCGATCAGCTTGACCGGGATGGGTCGCGCCATGGATGCCACCCTAGCCCCCCGGACATCTCGCCGTCAACCCACCCACCCGGTGTGAGGTGGGGGCGGGGTAGGGCTCCTCGCTTCGAAAAGCAACTCGCTCGGAACCCTACCCCGCCCCCACCTCACGCAGCGAGCGGTGGGCGGCGGGAGGCCCAGGGGCGCGCCGCTTCCAGCTGGGCGGCCAGCCGGAAGAGCGTGGCTTCATCGCCGAAGCGTCCCACCCAGTGCGTGCCGATCGGCAGGCCGTCCGCATTCCAGAAGAGCGGGACGGACATCGCCGGCTGTCCCGTCGCGTTGCAGATGGGCGTGAAGGGCACGAACATCCCGGCTCGCGCGAGCGCGGAGATCGGGTTGTCGGGCTCGGCGTCGAAGCTGCCCAGCGCCGGCGGCGGCTCGGCCACGGTCGGCGTGAGCCACACGTCGTGCGCCGCGAAGAAGCGGGCCACGTCGCGGGCGACGCGCTGGAGCGTGGCGATGGCGCCCAGGTACGTCGCCGCGGTCTGGACACGTCCCAGCCCGTAGAGCGCCCACGTGAACGGCTCGACATCGTCGGCGCTGGGCGCACGGCCCACCGCCCCGGCTAGCGAATCGACCATCCACGCGCAACCGGCCGACCAGAGGGTGATGAACGACTGGGTCAAGAGATCGCCGTCCACGGACGGCGCCGCTTCCATCACCTCGTGGCCGAGCGAGGCGGCCAGCCGGGCGGCGTCGTGGACGGCGGCGGCGCAGTCCGGGTGCACCGGCGCCCTGGTCGCCGCCGTCGTCGTGAACGCGATGCGGAGCCGGCCGGGATCGGCACCCACCTCCCGGGCGAAGGGGCGCGCCGGCGGCGGTGCCCAGTAGGGATCGCCGACATCGGGGCCGGCGGTGGCATCGAGCAGCGCGGCGCTGTCGCGCACCGAGCGCGTCAGCGCGTGCTCCACGACCAGCCCGCTCATGACGTCGCCGATGCTCGGCCCCAGGGGATTGCGGCCCCGCGTGGGCTTGAGCCCGAAGAGCCCGCAGCAGGAGGCGGGGATCCTGATGGAGCCGCCGCCATCGTTGCCATGGGCGAAGGGGACCAGGCCGGCAGCCACCGCCGCCGCCGCGCCACCGCTGGAGCCGCCCGGCGTGCGACCGAGATCCCAGGGATTGCGGCAGGGGCCGAAGAGCTGCGGCTCGGTCGTCGGCAGCAGACCGAGCTCCGGCGTGTTGGTCTTGCCGACGATGATCAGCCCGGCCCGCTTGAACCGGAGGACCAGCTCGCTGTCGTAGGGCGGCACGAAGTCGCGCAGCAACCGCGAGCCCCACGTCATCCGCGCGCCGGCGCAGGCCGCCACCAGATCCTTGAGCAGGAAGGGCACGCCGGCGAACGGCCCGCTCGCTTCCCCCTGCGCCGCCCGGCGGGCGGCGTCGTACATGGGCGTCACGACCGCGTTGAGCGTCGGATTGAGGCGCTCGATCCGCTCGATCGCCGCGTCCACCAGCTCGATCGGCTTCACCTGCCCGGCCCGCACCGACTCCGCCAGCGCCGTCGCGTCGAGGAATGTCAGCTCGTCCAGCATCGCCATCGCCTCATCTCCCCTTGGGCGCCTCCCGTCGGCACCCGTGGCAGTCCGTACGCGCAGATCGTGGCGCCGAGGCCGCCGAGGCCCAGCGTGACGAACCCCCAGCCCCATGCGGTCGGCGTCAGGCCCGGCGGGTTCGTGGCGTCGAGGACGGCGCCGAACGCCAGCGGCGCGATCGCTCCCGCCCCGAACCCCAGCAGCGACCGAAGGGCCAGGGCCGAGCCAAGGTACGGCGCGCGCACCGCCTCCGTCAACGCCGTCGAGAGCACCGGGGAGTCGCCCAGGGCCGTGAAGCCGTAGAGCGCCCCGACGGCGATGATGAGCCCGGCCGGCCAGCCGATCAGCCAGCCGAAGACGAACGAGCACGCGGCGCTGGTCGCCGCGACTACGAGCAGCACGATGCGGCGGCCCAGGCGATCGGACAGGCGGCCCATCGACGACGACGCGATGAGCCCCATCACGTGGAAGCTCGCCGAGACGTAGGCGCCGAGGGCGACCGCCTGGACGCCGGCCACCCCGGCCACGGCCAGGGCGGCGGCGACGAAGGCCGGCGTCCACGCCCACATCCCCAGCAGCTCCCAGGAGTGGAAGGTATAGCCGAGCATCAGTCGCATGGCCGGTCCGTTGCCGAGCACTTCCGTCCCGAAGCGGACGCCCCGGGCGCGCTCGTGCACGACGTTCGACGTCGTGCGGAGCGCCAGCCAGGCCAGCAGCACGGCCACCAGCGGACCGCACGCGGTGAGCAGGAAGGCCAGCGGGTAGCCCCCCGTCCGCAACGCCGCCCCCGACACCAGCAGCGACAGCGCGTAGCCGAGCGAGGAGCTGGCCAGCAGCCAGCCGACGGCCGCCCCCCGCCGGTTCGGCGGATAGCGATCGGCGAAGAGCATGATCGCGGTGGTGTAGGTGCCGCCCTGGGAGATCGCGACCAGTGTGTAGAGCGCGAGGCCCGTCAGGTACGAGCGGGCGAGGAGCGCGAAGGCCAGCGCCGCGCCGGCGGAGAGCCAGCCCGACCAGAGGAAGACGCGCCGGGCCCCCACCCGGTCGGCCAGCGAGGAGAAGCACATGAGCGAGACGGCATAGCCGAGCTGGAACCCGGTGGAGATGGAGCCGGCCTCGGTCGCCGACATCCCCCACGCGCCCCGGAGCACCGGCAGCGTCGCCGCGTACGTCTGGAACACCAGCATGTTGAAGGTGCGCGACGCGCACAGCGTGAGGAGCCACGCGTCCAGGCGGCTCACGAATGCCGGAAGGCCAGCCCGATGAACTCCGGGAAGCGATCCTCCAGCTCGGCCACGACCGCGTCGGCGACCTGCGGCGCCGGTCCCGGCCGCTGCTGCGCCTCGCTGCGGCTCCATTGCTCGATGTAGGCATCGGCCTCGTGCAGCCCGAGCTGCATCGCCGCCGAGTCGATCAGCATCTGGAAGCGCTCGGAGAGCTCGCGGGTGACGGTCTCCCTCTCGTCGCGGACCTCGACGCTCGCGGGAATCCCCCGCCAGGCGATGATCTGGTACGTGGCCATGGGCGCGGCGGGTGCTCAGCCGCCCATGTACTGCCCGAGGAGCGTGATGCGGTCGCCCCGCCCCACGCGCGAGTCGAGCCCGTGGCTGACCCCCAGCACGGCGTCGTTCACCAGCACCTCGATGTGCTCGCCGATCTCGTTGCCGTGCCAGAGCGCCGCCTGCAGCTCGGGGAAGCGCCCCGAGAGGCCGGCCAGCACCGAGCGCACGGTGGCGCCGCCGGTGAGGGGCTCCTCGAAGATCTGCCGGCCCGTCCCCTCGCCCCCGGTGAACTTGGTCACCCAGCTGACGACCTCGACGGGAATGGTCGCCGTGGCCGTGTCGACGCGGCTCACGTCGTCGACGGCGCGCAGCAGGCGCTCGGCTTCAGGAGGTCGAGGCCGCACCCCGACGGGGTGACGGCGGGCGACTCGTCCTCCAGATCGTGATTGAGCACGTAAACCTCCCAGTCCACGCCGTCGGGGTCCTGCACCCAGAACTTGTCCTGGTTGGCGTGGCAGCAGTCGACGCCGAACTCCTCGCGCACGGGCAGCCCCGCCGCCTGCACCCGCTGGAGCTGGCGGACGACCTCCTCGCGCGTGTCGACCTGGAGGCCGATGTGGTCCACCGAGCCCCGCCCGGGGCCGGGCTGACCGTCGGCGAGGACGAGGTTGAGCGGGCCGAACTCGGGCAGGAACTTCACGTAGCCGGGCTTCACCTTCACCGGGGTCACGCCCAGGAACCGCTCGTAGAACCGCCGGCTCTTCTCGAGATCGGACACCGTCATGTGGATGTGCACGCGCGGCACGGTGGTCATGGCTGTCCCCTCTCCTTCGGCTTGCGCGCTCGGACGAACGCGCTCATGAATGTACCATCCAGGGCGGGCGCCAGCGCGTCCACATCGAAGCCGGCGCCGGCCAGAATCTCCCGGGCGTCCTCCACGCGGTAGACGCGGGTGGGCTCGACCTCGATCTCCACGAATCCAGCCTTCGCCAGCTTGGCCCGGTACGCCGCCTCGTCGAGGGCACCGGCCACGCACCCGATCCAGAGCTCCACGCTGCGACGGATCTCGGGCGCCACCGGCCCCCGCACCACGATGTCGGACACGGCGAAGCGCCCGCCCCGCCGGAGCACGCGGAAGGCTTCGGCCAGCACGCGATCCTTGTCGGGTGAGAGGTTGATCACACAGTTGGAGATCACGACGTCGACGCTGGCGTCGGGCAGCGGGATCTGCTCCATCTCGCCCTTGAGGAACGCCGCGTTGGTCACGCCGGCGCGGGCGGCGTTGGCCCAGGCCAGCGCCAGCATCTCGTCCGTCATGTCGAGCCCGTAGGCCTGGCCGGCCGGGCCCACCCGGCGGGCCGAGAGCAGGACGTCGATGCCGCCGCCGGAACCGAGGTCGAGCACCACCTCGCCCGGGTGGAGCGCGGCCAGCGCGGTGGGGTTGCCGCAGCCCAGCGAGGCGGCCACCGCCTCGGCCGGCAGGCCCGCCGTTTCGCCGGCCGCGTAGAGGTCCCGGGTGACGGGATCGCAGCCCCCGTCGCCGCCGCCGCACGACACGGCGCCGCCGGTCACCCGCAGCGCGGCCTGACGGTACTTCTCCTTCACGACCGCCTTGATCTCGTCGCGCACGGTTCTTTCCTCCCCGTCAGCAGCACGCGGTGAGCAGCCGGACCAGGTCCGACACCGTCTCCGGCCGCACCGAGTAGTAGATGAAGCGCTCCTCCTTGCGGCTGTGGAGCAGGCCGGCCCGGCGCAGGAGGTCGAGGTGATGGGAGA
This window encodes:
- a CDS encoding carboxypeptidase-like regulatory domain-containing protein, whose translation is MVHALLTVSLALWLMALALPPGADAVTAITGVVRAQNGQPLPGLALLEKGEIHNNRWDRGAPVDASGRFRIELAEGGQYGLHVYSSGYIYKPNAVKVETGKTLEVEVVLVPEPTRANDPVIKRVEFVPSETRKGKATIIKMEVADPNGDLGPQVLAFNAATGRTFAMAPPRWVWSLKSNYPDGVYQLEVDTSKAPTDPRDWHFVVADHQCNTTDILSYPHEPKPPRVIHQ
- a CDS encoding TIGR04282 family arsenosugar biosynthesis glycosyltransferase, giving the protein MPVAVAIMAKAPRLGEVKTRLCPPLSPAEAAALYRCFLLDKIEQVRALKEAHPAVAYTPPEGRAIFEELAPGFTLVLQRGADLGTRLANTLAQLLDNGHPAAVAVDSDTPTLPSAFLQQAVDLIMRPGPDVVLGPSDDGGYYLIGVRAVRRELFDGIPWSTPSVLAETLHRAAAAGLTTACLPAWFDVDTPDDLKRLRASLAELREATPAHTAGFLAKRAGPGGAPTG
- a CDS encoding fumarate hydratase C-terminal domain-containing protein, encoding MTAPAIERLDDVAMDQVRLTTPVGDADLARLKLGDVVYLDGFVYTAREGVYRKVVEQGQGLPASVTRLTNVNFHCSPAATVRPDGAYVVEAVTATASFRFGRSMARWFECSGAKVIVGKAGLTELAYREWFVPHGAVYLTTVGYGLGAAYGKCITGVREVHWLEELGIAQALWVLEVERLGPFLVEGDREGRSLFALANREINRRLDDVYRGLPKYAMSRFGESTPQDEIV
- a CDS encoding fumarate hydratase; the protein is MARPIPVKLIEDTARELTARAAIDIPPDYREGVRRARDAEQNKLARFVLTEMLANWELATAERRPMCADTGLPRYYVRVGNEAAIEGGFVALERALRKATAEATATIPLRPNRVHPLTRVDHNNNVGMHAPEVTYAFEPGGEFIDLTTVHKGGLFGSDYRMLFPSDGIGGIKRFFIDTLVEFGRRGLACQPAIVGVGIGGSKDTCVRLGKEAACLRVVGSRNPDPAIAKLEEELTRLGNYIGIGAMGFAGSSLVVATHIEVAYSHTGGMPIAMHSFCLSSRRATARIRPDGLVEFRTDPQWFTDYYRRQGIE
- a CDS encoding amidase; protein product: MAMLDELTFLDATALAESVRAGQVKPIELVDAAIERIERLNPTLNAVVTPMYDAARRAAQGEASGPFAGVPFLLKDLVAACAGARMTWGSRLLRDFVPPYDSELVLRFKRAGLIIVGKTNTPELGLLPTTEPQLFGPCRNPWDLGRTPGGSSGGAAAAVAAGLVPFAHGNDGGGSIRIPASCCGLFGLKPTRGRNPLGPSIGDVMSGLVVEHALTRSVRDSAALLDATAGPDVGDPYWAPPPARPFAREVGADPGRLRIAFTTTAATRAPVHPDCAAAVHDAARLAASLGHEVMEAAPSVDGDLLTQSFITLWSAGCAWMVDSLAGAVGRAPSADDVEPFTWALYGLGRVQTAATYLGAIATLQRVARDVARFFAAHDVWLTPTVAEPPPALGSFDAEPDNPISALARAGMFVPFTPICNATGQPAMSVPLFWNADGLPIGTHWVGRFGDEATLFRLAAQLEAARPWASRRPPLAA
- a CDS encoding MFS transporter, translating into MSRLDAWLLTLCASRTFNMLVFQTYAATLPVLRGAWGMSATEAGSISTGFQLGYAVSLMCFSSLADRVGARRVFLWSGWLSAGAALAFALLARSYLTGLALYTLVAISQGGTYTTAIMLFADRYPPNRRGAAVGWLLASSSLGYALSLLVSGAALRTGGYPLAFLLTACGPLVAVLLAWLALRTTSNVVHERARGVRFGTEVLGNGPAMRLMLGYTFHSWELLGMWAWTPAFVAAALAVAGVAGVQAVALGAYVSASFHVMGLIASSSMGRLSDRLGRRIVLLVVAATSAACSFVFGWLIGWPAGLIIAVGALYGFTALGDSPVLSTALTEAVRAPYLGSALALRSLLGFGAGAIAPLAFGAVLDATNPPGLTPTAWGWGFVTLGLGGLGATICAYGLPRVPTGGAQGEMRRWRCWTS
- a CDS encoding virulence factor, whose product is MATYQIIAWRGIPASVEVRDERETVTRELSERFQMLIDSAAMQLGLHEADAYIEQWSRSEAQQRPGPAPQVADAVVAELEDRFPEFIGLAFRHS
- a CDS encoding MoaD/ThiS family protein, whose product is MSRVDTATATIPVEVVSWVTKFTGGEGTGRQIFEEPLTGGATVRSVLAGLSGRFPELQAALWHGNEIGEHIEVLVNDAVLGVSHGLDSRVGRGDRITLLGQYMGG
- a CDS encoding ArsI/CadI family heavy metal resistance metalloenzyme codes for the protein MTTVPRVHIHMTVSDLEKSRRFYERFLGVTPVKVKPGYVKFLPEFGPLNLVLADGQPGPGRGSVDHIGLQVDTREEVVRQLQRVQAAGLPVREEFGVDCCHANQDKFWVQDPDGVDWEVYVLNHDLEDESPAVTPSGCGLDLLKPSACCAPSTT
- the arsM gene encoding arsenite methyltransferase, which produces MRDEIKAVVKEKYRQAALRVTGGAVSCGGGDGGCDPVTRDLYAAGETAGLPAEAVAASLGCGNPTALAALHPGEVVLDLGSGGGIDVLLSARRVGPAGQAYGLDMTDEMLALAWANAARAGVTNAAFLKGEMEQIPLPDASVDVVISNCVINLSPDKDRVLAEAFRVLRRGGRFAVSDIVVRGPVAPEIRRSVELWIGCVAGALDEAAYRAKLAKAGFVEIEVEPTRVYRVEDAREILAGAGFDVDALAPALDGTFMSAFVRARKPKERGQP